DNA sequence from the Candidatus Nanopelagicales bacterium genome:
CCGATGGGGCTGACCGAGCTGACCACGACCACGTTCGTCGTCACCGGCGACGGGCACGTGCGGGAGTGAGCCGCCGGCGGCCGACGTCGGCCGCTACAGTGGCCGCCGACGTCGGGCCGGACGGGCCCGGCCCCGCACGAGGAACCAGGGGACCAGCATGGGCGTGGTGGCGGCGGCGATCCGGCTCAGTGAGGAGGCCGGCGGGCACGAGGCCGGTCAGGTCTCCCCGTACGTCTTCGGGGGATTCGCCTTCGTGGCGCTGTGCCTGCTGCTCGTCGTCACGATGATGGTCAACGTCGACAACTGAGCGGCGCCACCTGATCCACCCCACCGCTCGGCCCTCCCGGCCCCGACGCGACCCGGGATATCGTCGCCCTCGTGCGGCGCAGGGTGGGGGTCATGGGGGGCACGTTCGACCCGGTGCACCTCGGGCATCTGGTGGCCGCCTCTGAGGTCGCCCACCGCTTCGCGCTCGACGAGGTGGTCTTCGTCCCCACCGGGGCGCCCTGGCAGAAGTCCGACCGGCAGGTGTCCGACGCCGAGGACCGCTACCTGATGACCGTGGTGGCCACCGCGTCCGACCCCCGGTTCCGCGTCAGCCGGGTCGACATCGACCGGGACGGGCCCACGTACACCGCCGACACGCTGCGCGACCTGCGCGGGGAGTACGGCCCGGATGCGGAGTTCTTCTTCATCACCGGGGCGGACGCGCTGGCCCGGATCCTCACCTGGCGCGACCCGCACGAGGTGCTTGACGAGGCACACCTGGTGGGGGTGACCCGGCCCGGACACCCGCTGGAGGACCCGGGGCTGCCGCCGGGGACCGTGACCCTGGTGGAGGTCCCCGCGCTGGCGATCTCCTCCAGCGACTGCCGGGAGCGGGTCGCCCGCGGCGAGCCGATCACCTACCTGGTGCCCGAGGGGGTCGAGCGCTACGCCGCGAAGCGCGGCCTGTACCGGGACCCCCGGTGAACCGCCGTCCGGCGGTCGCCGGGCGGCCCCACGGGGGCACCGGCGCCACCAGCGGGCGGATCGTGGCCGTCGTGGCGGTCATCGCGGTGGCTGTCGTGGCCGTCACCTGGTGGCTCTCGCGGCCGTCGGACCCCCCGCCGCCGACCGCGTCACCCAGCCCGAGCGGCACGGCCACCCCGGACCCGGTGCAGCGGACCCTGCTGCTGCAGGTGCGCGACGACGACCAGCTCGCGGTCGACAACGTGCTGATCGGCTCCGGCGGCGCCCCGGACCGGGCCGCGTTCCTGTACCAGCCGGGGGGCCTGCTGGTGTCCGTCCCGGGCGCCGGCACGCTGCCGCTGGCGGAGGCGTCGCAGCTGTCCGACACGCTCGCCTCGGTGCAGGCCGTGTCCGACCTGCTCGCGGTCCGCGTCGACGGTGGCTTCGTGATGGACCGGCTGGCGTTCGCCGGGCTGGTGGACGCCGTCGGGGGCGTGTCCGTGCAGTCCCGCCGCGACCTGGTCGTGACCGACGACGCCGGTGAGCCGGTCGTCGTCATCCCTGCGGGGGCGCGCACGCTGGACGGCGTCGCCGCGTCCTACTACGTGACCGTGCTGATGCCGGACGAGCCGGAGAGCGCCCGGATCGCGCGGTTCTCCGACGTCCTCGTCAAGGTCCTCGCCGCGCTGCCCGACGACCCGGACCTGCTGCGCCAGCTGCTCACCGGGCTCGGCGCCCTCGCCCGGTCGACCGTGCCGACCGAGGAGGTGGCCGACTTCCTGCTGTCGGTGCAGGGGGAGATCCTGGGCGAGCGCTCGGTCGACGAGACGCTGCGCACCGTGGCCCTGGTGGTCGACGAGGAGACCGCCTACCTGCCCCGCCAGCCGGATGCCACCGCCCAGGTCGCCAGGCTGTTCCCCGACGCCGCGCTCACCACCGCCGACGGCGCCCCGCCTCGGGTGCTCGTCCTCGACTCCGGAGCCACGCCCGAGGGTCTCGACCTCGTGCGCGACGCGGTGGCGGAGACGGGGATGACGTACGTCTGGGGCGGTGCCGCCGGCGGCGCGCCCCGACCGGCCACGGTGATCGAGGTGGCGGACTCGGCGCAGGCCCAGGAGTGGGGCGCGCAACTGGTGCAGGTGCTCGGGCTGACGCCGTCCGCGGTCGTGGTGGTCCCGCCGAACCCTGCGGCGGACGTCGTGATCCGCGTGGGTTCGGACGTCGGCGCACCGGCCGAGCCGTCGTCGTCGGCCGAGCCGGTGGCTGTGGTCGATCCATCGGGTGTGGCAGGCTGACCCGCCGTACCGGAGCCCCCGTCC
Encoded proteins:
- the nadD gene encoding nicotinate-nucleotide adenylyltransferase; protein product: MRRRVGVMGGTFDPVHLGHLVAASEVAHRFALDEVVFVPTGAPWQKSDRQVSDAEDRYLMTVVATASDPRFRVSRVDIDRDGPTYTADTLRDLRGEYGPDAEFFFITGADALARILTWRDPHEVLDEAHLVGVTRPGHPLEDPGLPPGTVTLVEVPALAISSSDCRERVARGEPITYLVPEGVERYAAKRGLYRDPR
- a CDS encoding LCP family protein, translated to MNRRPAVAGRPHGGTGATSGRIVAVVAVIAVAVVAVTWWLSRPSDPPPPTASPSPSGTATPDPVQRTLLLQVRDDDQLAVDNVLIGSGGAPDRAAFLYQPGGLLVSVPGAGTLPLAEASQLSDTLASVQAVSDLLAVRVDGGFVMDRLAFAGLVDAVGGVSVQSRRDLVVTDDAGEPVVVIPAGARTLDGVAASYYVTVLMPDEPESARIARFSDVLVKVLAALPDDPDLLRQLLTGLGALARSTVPTEEVADFLLSVQGEILGERSVDETLRTVALVVDEETAYLPRQPDATAQVARLFPDAALTTADGAPPRVLVLDSGATPEGLDLVRDAVAETGMTYVWGGAAGGAPRPATVIEVADSAQAQEWGAQLVQVLGLTPSAVVVVPPNPAADVVIRVGSDVGAPAEPSSSAEPVAVVDPSGVAG